A genome region from Megalobrama amblycephala isolate DHTTF-2021 linkage group LG16, ASM1881202v1, whole genome shotgun sequence includes the following:
- the LOC125249668 gene encoding olfactory receptor 1-like — translation MSFSQNISIVHPEYFFITGLKDAPYSTYFYIFIFITYFISVIGNLMVLLIIALHRSLHSPMYIGVFNLALADIGETNALIPNMIKLFLFDSRYISYNDCLANMFFVNVFIIAQTYTLVVLAFDRFIAICLPLRYNTIVNNKFMAILFSVIWAFNTFLVTISTSLITRLSFCKSNVIESWYCDYERLMSMPCNDSTIHQIMVFILEAFFLVAPPFIILLSYVGIFFALCKITTWEGRFKALKTCVSHFLVVGSFFLPIISNIVTGYSPNAKIIGGTLSLTLPPMLNPIIYVLTTAKIKDLIRKMLNNRSAPIRVNVSK, via the coding sequence ATGAGTTTTTCCCAGAACATCTCAATTGTTCATCCAGAATACTTTTTCATCACTGGGCTTAAAGATGCACCGTACAGCACTTATttctatatattcatatttatcacatattttatttctgtaattggGAACTTGATGGTCCTTCTCATTATAGCTCTTCACCGGAGCCTGCACAGTCCAATGTACATTGGTGTGTTTAACTTGGCCTTGGCTGATATTGGTGAAACTAATGCACTGATCCCTAACATGATCAAGCTTTTTCTTTTTGACTCACGGTACATCTCATATAATGATTGTTTGGCAAACATGTTTTTTGTGAACGTATTTATTATTGCGCAGACATATACTCTTGTTGTTCTGGCATTTGATCGTTTCATTGCAATCTGTTTACCACTAAGATATAATACTATAGTGAATAATAAGTTCATGGCTATATTGTTTTCAGTAATATGGGCATTTAACACCTTTCTTGTAACAATTTCAacatctttgatcaccagacTTTCATTCTGTAAATCCAATGTGATAGAGAGTTGGTATTGTGACTATGAGAGATTGATGAGTATGCCATGCAATGACAGTACCATTCATCAGATTATGGTATTCATCCTTGAAGCTTTTTTCCTTGTAGCACCACCATTCATTATACTCCTGTCATACGTGGgcattttttttgctttatgtaaaattacaacttgGGAAGGACGTTTTAAAGCACTAAAGACCTGTGTTTCTCACTTTTTGGTTGTTGGATCATTCTTTCTTCCCATAATATCTAATATTGTTACTGGATATTCTCCTAATGCCAAGATCATTGGCGGAACTCTTTCATTAACTCTTCCACCAATGCTAAATCCCATCATTTATGTTTTAACCACAGCTAAAATCAAAGACTTAATCCGAAAAATGCTTAACAACAGATCTGCACCAATTAGAGTGAATGTTTCAAAATGA